In Sulfurospirillum oryzae, the genomic window TATGCTCTCTTTGGTAGGTGTCGGCGAGACTTCTAAACGTACCTCTGAAGCTGTGAACGGTTTGTTTTCGTCCGCTTACCTCATCATTGAAACCTAAACGCTTCAAAGCCATTGTAGGGCTTTCTTTGTTGATGTGTGAGCCGTTGAGGTGGAAAACGTATTCAAGGTGAGACGTGAATAAATATTGCTCTTTTAAAATGGCTATGGCTTCATCGGTAAGCGGTAAAGTAAAATCTCTTGGGTCTGCATTTTTGCTTTTCATTTCGGCGCGTGGTATGGTCAAAGAGCAATTTTCAAAGTCGATGTGCGCCCATTTGAGCATGACGAGGTTTGAGGCGCGCAACGGTACATGTAAAACGAATTTGAGCGCATTTTTGATGCTGACGTGCCCACTATAACGGTAAATGGCATTGATAAGCTCTTTAAGTGGCTTTGGCTCTGTAATGATGGGGTAATGTTTGACCTTTGGAGTGGGTAAAGTGCTTCTTTTGTGGATGTTTGCAATGACATTAACTTCGCAATATTCGCGACTGCAAGCGTAACGCCAAAGGTCATCAAAGTATTGGTACATTCTTCGCGCAGTTTCGGGATGTTGCTGCGCTTTGACTTCTAAGAGAATAGCAATCTCTTTATGGGTAATATCTGCAATATTTCGCCCTTGAAACACAGGCATAACAAAGTTTTCAAAGAGGGCTTGTTTGCGCTTAAATGTCTCTTTACCTAAACGATACTCCTGCGCTTGAAGCCACCCATTGACAACATTTTGGAAGTTACTCTCATGTACTTTTTGATCTTCCATTTTTTGGGTACGTTTTTGATCGATAGGGTCAATGCCTTTACGAATCATTTTTAGGTACGTTTCTCTTTGTTCCCTTGCTTCTAATAGAGACGTTTGAGGGTACGTTCCAAAAGTGGTTTTTCGCCTTTTATGCTCTGTGGGGCTTTCATAGATGAATTCCCATACTTTTTTATCGGTTAAAACAAGCAGTCTTAACCCTTGCCCATCCGTTACGATGTAGGGCTTCTCTTGCGGTTTGAGCTTCTTAACTTGCATATCCGTTAATGGCGGTACTTTTCGTGGCATTTTAGCCCCTCTTTTAGATACGTTTTTTTATCCGTTTTTGGCAGTTATTTTAAAACGTACCTTTTAACGTACATAAAAATCATAAACTTATTTAGGTTATTTTAAACTGATAGAGATTAGAATTAGCTTTAAATATCTATTTTTAGGCATTTTTTGATGTATTTAAGATTGCTTGGAATTGAAGTACG contains:
- a CDS encoding tyrosine-type recombinase/integrase, which encodes MPRKVPPLTDMQVKKLKPQEKPYIVTDGQGLRLLVLTDKKVWEFIYESPTEHKRRKTTFGTYPQTSLLEAREQRETYLKMIRKGIDPIDQKRTQKMEDQKVHESNFQNVVNGWLQAQEYRLGKETFKRKQALFENFVMPVFQGRNIADITHKEIAILLEVKAQQHPETARRMYQYFDDLWRYACSREYCEVNVIANIHKRSTLPTPKVKHYPIITEPKPLKELINAIYRYSGHVSIKNALKFVLHVPLRASNLVMLKWAHIDFENCSLTIPRAEMKSKNADPRDFTLPLTDEAIAILKEQYLFTSHLEYVFHLNGSHINKESPTMALKRLGFNDEVSGRKQTVHSFRGTFRSLADTYQREHNCSYEAKEKALDHAVGGKTERAYNHKADHFKEITILLNWWSGYVLAMVER